From Salinicoccus roseus, one genomic window encodes:
- a CDS encoding cation diffusion facilitator family transporter, whose translation MSNRYRKAQIATMIGIAVNLLLAVLKAVGGILGNSRALVADAAHSASDVVSSIAVLVGIRAAQKPPDSEHPYGHGKSENVATLIVAILLVVVGFEIIYNAIVSLMTGTAENYTTMIALYVIIFSIVVKEVLFQYKYRLGTRIKSPALIADAWHHRSDAISSVVALIGIGLSIIGTAYGIPYLGYLDPIASAIIALIIMYMGFQLAKEAVSMTLEVVLNEDETEEMRETVVNIDKVRQIDRLIARSHGSYVIIDIKISVDADITVEEGHRVARVVKQTLLKNHEEVMDVNVHVNPY comes from the coding sequence ATGAGTAACAGATATAGGAAAGCGCAGATTGCGACAATGATCGGCATTGCAGTGAACCTGCTCCTTGCAGTATTGAAGGCGGTGGGTGGCATACTCGGGAACAGCAGGGCACTCGTTGCCGATGCCGCCCATTCGGCTTCGGATGTGGTGAGTTCCATCGCCGTGCTCGTCGGCATCCGGGCGGCACAGAAGCCGCCTGACAGCGAGCATCCATACGGACACGGCAAATCCGAAAACGTGGCCACCCTGATTGTGGCCATCCTGCTTGTGGTGGTGGGGTTTGAAATCATCTACAATGCAATCGTCTCATTGATGACAGGCACTGCAGAGAACTACACCACGATGATTGCGCTGTATGTCATCATATTTTCCATCGTGGTCAAGGAAGTGCTTTTCCAATATAAATACAGGCTCGGAACAAGGATAAAAAGCCCGGCGCTCATTGCCGATGCCTGGCATCACCGGTCGGATGCGATATCCTCCGTCGTCGCCCTCATCGGCATCGGGCTGTCGATCATCGGCACCGCCTATGGCATACCGTATCTCGGATACCTTGATCCCATTGCCAGTGCCATCATTGCACTGATCATCATGTATATGGGATTCCAACTCGCGAAAGAAGCCGTCAGCATGACGCTTGAAGTCGTATTGAATGAGGATGAGACCGAGGAAATGCGGGAGACGGTGGTGAACATCGATAAGGTCAGGCAGATCGACCGCCTGATTGCGCGCTCGCATGGCTCCTACGTCATCATCGACATCAAGATCAGCGTCGATGCGGACATCACCGTGGAAGAAGGACATCGTGTCGCAAGGGTCGTCAAGCAGACATTGCTGAAAAACCATGAAGAAGTGATGGATGTGAATGTTCACGTCAATCCATATTGA
- a CDS encoding SCO family protein: MRKSIFIVFILTLILSACSASGVETMSRYGNTVDDFEVTNQDRETFTREDMEGKVWLLDFIFTNCATVCPPMTANMTEVVTELEARGVEDYGVLSFSVDPETDSPEVLTDYIEYYNVPEGVDWQLVTGYDYDFIRGFAENNFKTIVAPPPEGSNQVTHGISFYLIDQQGKIIKDYPGVDTGDTEFPLEEVVSDVETLAEEGPK, translated from the coding sequence ATGCGGAAGTCTATTTTTATTGTATTTATTTTAACGCTGATCCTGTCAGCCTGCAGCGCCTCCGGTGTCGAGACGATGTCACGCTACGGCAATACGGTCGATGACTTCGAAGTGACCAATCAGGATAGGGAGACATTCACGAGGGAAGACATGGAAGGCAAAGTGTGGCTGCTCGACTTCATCTTCACCAACTGTGCCACGGTCTGCCCGCCGATGACGGCGAATATGACGGAAGTGGTCACAGAGCTTGAAGCGCGGGGCGTCGAGGATTATGGGGTCCTCAGCTTCTCCGTCGATCCCGAAACGGATTCGCCTGAAGTGCTGACCGACTACATCGAATACTACAATGTTCCTGAAGGTGTAGATTGGCAGCTGGTGACAGGCTATGATTATGATTTCATCAGGGGATTCGCAGAGAACAACTTCAAGACCATCGTGGCTCCGCCCCCTGAAGGCAGCAACCAGGTGACACATGGCATCAGCTTCTACCTGATCGACCAGCAGGGTAAGATCATCAAGGACTACCCGGGTGTAGATACCGGGGATACGGAATTTCCGCTTGAGGAGGTCGTCTCCGATGTGGAGACGCTTGCAGAGGAAGGCCCGAAATAG
- a CDS encoding DHA2 family efflux MFS transporter permease subunit: MQIKSFTRPSQKTVLIATLMMGSFLVLLNQMLLVTAVPPIMAAFDIPFSTAQWLTTGFFLVNGIMIPVSAFLINKFTSRSLYLTGMMIFITGTILAAFAPVYSVLLAGRILQGIAAGIMMPLTQVILLTQFPLEQRGKAMGYFGLVIGLAPAIGPPLAGYIVGIWPWRSLFFIVLPLVLTNLLLAYLSMKNVTHQTNPKVDIPSIILSTLGFGGLLYGFSVAGVRGWMDPLVLLSVIGGLALVMVFTKRQLKLPQPILEMTVFKNRYFLMSSLIGVIVFTSMVSANNILPVLMQDMLGYTPFESGLALLPGALLMGATMPVAGILFDKFGIRILTFIGLGLILATSIMLSFLTVETTFTYLAIVYTFRLLGTGLTMMPLTTFAMNALHDSKIPHGTAMNNTMRQIGGSLFTAVMVTVMTGVALNLSAGTPSLADEVAGVNVSFIFSAVMAAAGLLMTFFLKEQLRSE; encoded by the coding sequence ATGCAGATCAAAAGCTTTACCCGGCCAAGCCAGAAGACGGTGCTGATTGCGACATTGATGATGGGTTCATTCCTTGTGCTCCTCAACCAGATGCTGCTGGTCACGGCGGTGCCGCCGATCATGGCGGCCTTCGACATTCCGTTCAGTACGGCACAGTGGCTGACGACCGGCTTCTTCCTCGTCAACGGGATCATGATTCCGGTATCGGCATTCCTGATCAATAAGTTCACATCAAGATCCCTGTACTTGACGGGCATGATGATATTCATTACAGGAACCATCCTTGCAGCGTTCGCCCCCGTATATTCGGTGCTGCTCGCCGGCAGGATACTGCAGGGGATAGCAGCCGGCATCATGATGCCGCTTACGCAGGTCATCCTGCTGACGCAGTTCCCGCTTGAACAGCGGGGCAAGGCGATGGGGTACTTCGGGCTCGTCATCGGGCTGGCACCGGCAATCGGTCCGCCGCTTGCCGGATACATCGTCGGCATCTGGCCATGGCGGTCGCTGTTCTTCATCGTGCTGCCGCTCGTGCTCACCAATCTGCTGCTCGCGTACCTGTCGATGAAGAATGTCACCCACCAGACCAACCCCAAGGTCGACATCCCTTCCATCATACTGTCCACGCTCGGATTCGGCGGGCTGCTGTACGGCTTCTCCGTCGCAGGGGTCAGGGGATGGATGGATCCGCTCGTATTACTCTCGGTCATCGGCGGACTGGCGCTTGTAATGGTGTTCACGAAACGCCAGCTCAAGCTGCCGCAGCCGATATTGGAAATGACCGTCTTCAAGAACCGCTATTTCCTGATGAGCTCACTGATCGGCGTCATCGTCTTCACATCCATGGTCAGTGCAAACAACATACTGCCCGTACTCATGCAGGACATGCTCGGCTACACCCCGTTCGAATCGGGACTGGCCCTGCTGCCCGGCGCGCTCCTCATGGGGGCGACGATGCCCGTTGCGGGAATCCTTTTCGACAAGTTCGGCATCCGGATTTTGACCTTCATTGGGCTAGGCCTGATACTCGCAACATCCATAATGCTGTCCTTCCTGACCGTGGAGACGACATTCACCTACCTTGCGATTGTCTATACATTCCGTCTGCTCGGCACGGGACTCACCATGATGCCTTTGACGACTTTCGCAATGAATGCCCTGCATGATTCGAAGATCCCGCATGGCACCGCCATGAACAATACGATGCGGCAGATCGGCGGCTCACTCTTTACCGCTGTGATGGTCACGGTGATGACCGGGGTCGCATTGAACCTGTCAGCTGGAACGCCATCACTGGCGGATGAAGTCGCCGGGGTGAATGTATCATTCATCTTCTCGGCCGTCATGGCCGCCGCAGGTCTTCTGATGACATTCTTCCTCAAGGAACAGTTGCGGAGCGAGTAG
- a CDS encoding AAA family ATPase, with the protein MKPIRINMQYFGPFENETIDFDRVRDSMFLIGGRTGSGKTMIFDAITYALYGTLSTSDRAEGSVRSQFATDDDISSIRLEFEIRGKRYTIERTLSYSKAGRKTPVPPKAVLYDASGEVLEGSINGVKQKVLDIIQLNAEQFRQILILPQGEFKRLLTSSSEQKQEILRTLFRTERFVQFEKRLNVLKKEKQAESETVEAKIEGLFNTVSGGGLPRAQALLEADYPTFNKRVAAIRDIQSLLEAEQKRMEEGLKENRQTLDTKRGQLQQKQEHNRKLQELEEIGTQLTALETEHSEIASLEASLEEYRAVKEMEYALKMEDQALRRKAEAETALSELGAQSEQIDRELEQVLSDQTALGEKDALYRKAERWLNSTERFMGDEDIAHLDEALASLNKRKQEIERENGRLSKELESVEETLASESWDRRRSDQLNEEKFQLDNEISALGQEIEEEQGNRRYDEEKARLSGEIKAIDGKREAIESAREERKKRVKNRFSATDGVHIEHLVRHLEVGRPCPVCKQNVETLPAENEYLSEAEETELKKFEADLEALFEEKDTKERRITVIEELLSGKARREVAALEASLQEKRERRTRLAEEIEADRKKFERKQQLDQRQNELNRILADNRLEENNIRHSLSRAENRAEEFRAQSGYDKYEDFTASFKKCRQALEDYQRRVMENEKHQQNCREQKSRLEEKLAYQKEQVRTLTDEIEKVAPQIDSFTEKTGRDRAYMLSVLERTDAASVEATIKSFHSRKEVLASRRTALLETVENREFQDTGAVEDEIYQLEEKGESLTNARARIFANIEHNKETSDKMEALIEQHNEELESLHALVALVDAVSGRNEQKVSLERYVLTYYLDRILLIANVRLLEMTNHRYELRRSTSKSSRKTGLDIEVFDFYNNRPRHITSLSGGESFQAALTLALALNEALQQESGGISLDTMLIDEGFGTLDPETLDMAVNTLMELQTHGKMVGIISHVEELKERMDNILEVTAVNERSTTKFK; encoded by the coding sequence ATGAAACCGATTCGGATTAACATGCAGTACTTCGGCCCTTTTGAGAATGAAACGATAGATTTCGACCGTGTCAGGGACAGCATGTTCCTGATCGGCGGCCGCACGGGATCCGGGAAGACGATGATATTCGACGCGATCACCTATGCCCTCTACGGCACACTGTCGACGAGTGATCGGGCCGAAGGTTCGGTCAGGAGCCAGTTCGCGACGGATGATGACATCAGCAGCATCCGCCTGGAATTCGAAATCAGGGGGAAACGCTACACGATTGAACGTACCCTCTCCTACAGCAAGGCGGGTCGCAAGACACCGGTGCCGCCGAAAGCCGTACTGTATGACGCATCCGGTGAAGTGCTGGAGGGCAGCATCAATGGGGTGAAGCAGAAGGTGCTCGACATCATTCAGCTGAATGCCGAGCAGTTCCGGCAGATCCTCATACTGCCCCAGGGGGAGTTCAAAAGGCTGCTGACATCATCAAGTGAGCAGAAGCAGGAGATTCTGAGGACCCTGTTTCGGACGGAAAGGTTCGTCCAGTTCGAGAAGCGGCTGAATGTACTGAAGAAGGAGAAACAGGCCGAAAGTGAAACCGTCGAAGCGAAGATTGAGGGACTCTTCAATACGGTAAGCGGGGGCGGGCTCCCTCGGGCACAGGCACTTCTCGAGGCGGACTATCCGACATTCAACAAGAGGGTGGCGGCGATCCGGGACATCCAATCCCTCCTGGAAGCAGAGCAGAAGAGGATGGAAGAGGGTCTGAAAGAGAACCGGCAGACTCTCGACACGAAACGTGGACAGCTCCAGCAGAAGCAGGAGCACAACAGGAAGCTTCAGGAACTTGAGGAGATAGGTACACAGCTCACGGCACTTGAAACCGAACATTCCGAAATCGCATCACTCGAAGCCTCCCTTGAAGAATACCGGGCGGTCAAGGAGATGGAGTATGCATTGAAGATGGAAGACCAGGCGCTGCGAAGGAAGGCGGAGGCTGAAACGGCCCTCTCGGAACTCGGAGCACAGTCTGAACAGATCGACCGGGAACTGGAACAGGTCCTTTCGGACCAGACGGCACTCGGGGAGAAGGATGCGCTGTACAGGAAGGCGGAGCGCTGGCTCAACTCGACGGAGCGTTTCATGGGTGATGAGGACATCGCGCATCTGGATGAAGCACTCGCCTCCCTCAACAAGAGGAAGCAGGAGATCGAACGGGAAAACGGCAGGCTTTCAAAGGAGCTGGAATCAGTTGAAGAGACGCTGGCTTCAGAATCCTGGGACCGCAGGCGTTCGGACCAGCTGAACGAGGAGAAGTTCCAGCTGGACAACGAGATCAGCGCCCTCGGACAGGAGATTGAAGAAGAGCAGGGCAACAGGCGGTATGATGAAGAGAAGGCCAGATTGTCCGGCGAGATCAAGGCGATTGACGGGAAACGTGAAGCCATCGAGTCTGCACGGGAAGAAAGGAAGAAGCGTGTAAAAAATAGGTTCTCTGCAACCGACGGTGTACATATCGAACATCTGGTCCGGCATCTTGAAGTGGGCCGCCCATGCCCGGTCTGCAAGCAGAACGTCGAGACGCTGCCTGCTGAAAATGAATATCTGTCCGAGGCGGAAGAGACGGAACTCAAAAAGTTCGAAGCGGATCTCGAAGCGCTGTTCGAGGAGAAGGACACCAAGGAAAGGCGCATCACGGTGATAGAGGAACTGCTCTCAGGAAAGGCGCGCAGGGAGGTTGCCGCACTTGAAGCCTCCCTGCAGGAGAAGCGGGAGCGCCGTACCCGGCTGGCCGAAGAGATCGAGGCCGACAGGAAGAAGTTTGAACGTAAGCAGCAGCTCGACCAGCGGCAGAATGAACTGAACCGGATACTCGCCGACAATAGGCTGGAAGAGAACAATATCCGGCATTCCCTCTCCCGCGCAGAAAACCGCGCAGAAGAATTCAGGGCCCAGTCCGGGTATGATAAGTACGAAGATTTCACCGCTTCCTTCAAGAAATGCAGGCAGGCACTGGAGGACTATCAGCGCCGCGTCATGGAAAATGAAAAGCACCAGCAAAACTGCAGGGAACAGAAGTCCCGGCTGGAGGAGAAGCTGGCCTACCAGAAGGAGCAGGTCAGGACGCTGACTGACGAGATTGAAAAAGTGGCGCCACAGATCGACAGCTTCACGGAAAAGACCGGAAGGGACAGGGCGTATATGCTCTCTGTGCTGGAAAGGACGGATGCCGCCTCGGTGGAGGCAACGATCAAATCATTCCACAGCAGGAAGGAAGTATTGGCAAGCCGCAGGACAGCGCTGCTCGAGACGGTGGAAAACCGTGAATTCCAGGACACCGGGGCAGTCGAGGACGAAATCTATCAGCTTGAAGAAAAGGGTGAATCATTGACCAATGCTCGAGCCCGGATATTCGCGAACATCGAGCATAACAAGGAGACTTCGGATAAAATGGAAGCCCTGATTGAACAGCACAACGAAGAGCTGGAATCACTCCATGCGCTTGTCGCACTCGTCGACGCGGTCTCAGGGAGGAACGAGCAGAAGGTATCGCTCGAACGCTATGTCCTCACATATTATCTCGACCGCATCCTCCTCATTGCGAATGTCCGGCTGCTCGAAATGACGAATCACCGGTATGAGCTCAGGCGCAGCACTTCGAAAAGCAGCCGCAAGACGGGCCTTGATATTGAAGTGTTCGACTTCTACAACAACCGCCCGCGCCACATCACTTCGCTTTCCGGAGGAGAGTCCTTCCAGGCGGCGCTCACCCTGGCCCTTGCGCTGAACGAAGCGCTGCAGCAGGAATCCGGCGGCATCAGCCTTGATACGATGCTGATCGACGAGGGGTTCGGCACACTAGACCCCGAAACGCTCGATATGGCAGTGAATACACTGATGGAGCTGCAGACGCACGGCAAGATGGTCGGCATCATCTCTCATGTCGAGGAATTGAAGGAGCGCATGGACAATATACTCGAAGTCACTGCAGTAAATGAACGGAGCACTACGAAGTTTAAATAA
- a CDS encoding exonuclease SbcCD subunit D gives MKILHTGDWHIGKRLNGVDLIEDQQFILDQLIEYIEGNPIDLVVVAGDVFDRSNPSQAALKLVNEYLYRINIEKGIPVLAISGNHDSRSRLDYGSYWFEKSAYHMRTSLSDITTPVVVDGHHFYMVPHLDVLEAKVFFDDESIRTHHDVYRRITEEIADVMDPGAYNVLVGHMFISEGKASDSERPLSVGLSEEVGAELFDAFDLVLLGHLHHPFAIKHEKIFYSGSLLKYSFSEVKQPKGFRVVETGEVTKCRFEPLECRRDLVHYQGTFDEVINEAVTFEDSRAYFKFELAGMETVNDPMAKLKMLYPNTLELRPVKKEHEAVQSTVDAHRSSDAEIFESFIETVHGEAPTDYQKQIFNTYFKGDADETDSD, from the coding sequence ATGAAGATATTACATACTGGAGACTGGCATATCGGAAAACGCCTGAACGGCGTGGACCTGATAGAGGACCAGCAATTCATACTGGACCAGTTGATTGAATATATAGAGGGCAATCCCATCGACCTGGTGGTTGTGGCCGGTGATGTATTCGACCGGAGCAACCCTTCCCAGGCGGCGCTCAAGCTCGTCAATGAATACCTATACAGGATCAATATAGAAAAGGGCATTCCGGTGCTTGCCATCAGCGGCAACCATGACAGCCGTTCAAGGCTCGACTACGGCAGCTACTGGTTCGAGAAGAGTGCCTATCACATGCGCACATCGCTGTCCGACATCACCACACCGGTAGTTGTGGATGGACATCATTTCTATATGGTGCCGCATCTGGATGTGCTCGAGGCGAAGGTGTTCTTCGATGATGAATCGATCCGGACGCACCATGACGTCTACCGGCGGATTACGGAAGAGATAGCGGATGTCATGGACCCCGGGGCCTACAATGTCCTCGTCGGGCACATGTTCATTTCGGAAGGGAAGGCATCGGACTCCGAGCGCCCCTTGTCCGTCGGACTGTCGGAAGAGGTGGGGGCGGAGCTTTTTGATGCATTCGACCTCGTGCTCCTCGGACACCTCCATCATCCGTTCGCAATCAAGCATGAGAAGATATTCTACAGCGGCTCCCTGCTCAAATATTCATTTTCGGAAGTGAAGCAGCCGAAGGGATTCCGTGTCGTCGAGACGGGGGAAGTGACGAAATGCCGTTTCGAGCCGCTCGAGTGCAGGCGCGATCTTGTGCACTACCAGGGCACTTTCGATGAAGTCATCAATGAGGCGGTGACATTCGAGGACAGCCGGGCCTACTTCAAGTTCGAACTTGCGGGCATGGAGACCGTCAACGACCCGATGGCGAAACTGAAGATGCTGTACCCGAATACACTTGAGCTCAGACCGGTGAAGAAGGAACACGAAGCGGTCCAATCGACGGTGGATGCCCATCGTTCGAGTGATGCGGAAATATTCGAGTCATTCATCGAAACCGTCCATGGAGAGGCGCCGACGGACTATCAGAAACAGATATTCAATACTTATTTCAAAGGTGATGCAGATGAAACCGATTCGGATTAA
- a CDS encoding YvrJ family protein, which translates to MEWVPLVSDVGFPAVITFFLLHRMERKLDDLIISIRQLS; encoded by the coding sequence ATGGAATGGGTCCCACTGGTCAGCGATGTTGGATTTCCGGCCGTGATCACGTTCTTCCTGCTCCATCGCATGGAGCGGAAACTGGACGATCTCATCATATCCATCAGACAGCTGAGCTGA
- a CDS encoding DUF2922 domain-containing protein: MTKKLVIVFNTELNRRFTLNISNPKEDLTEASLLLEAERLIETGVLAPMQGKPVSVHSAKIVEQNVTEII, encoded by the coding sequence ATGACCAAGAAACTTGTGATTGTTTTCAACACAGAACTGAACCGCCGATTCACGCTGAACATCAGCAATCCGAAGGAGGACCTGACCGAAGCGTCACTCCTGCTTGAGGCGGAGCGCCTCATAGAGACGGGCGTTCTTGCGCCGATGCAGGGGAAACCGGTATCCGTGCATTCCGCCAAGATCGTCGAGCAGAACGTCACCGAGATCATCTAG
- a CDS encoding DUF2621 domain-containing protein: MNDIFMWGIALWTFIMLGAMTIGGYFMFRKFLKRMPKEDGYSELDWQEHYIDKALPLWNNEARHLLNELVSPVPELFRDVAKERIAGRISKIALDEKADNITLDHIMKGYIIATPKRDHKFMKKKLDDMEIDYSPYEDLFQYADDEKQKFSIFEQTEKISSRS, encoded by the coding sequence ATGAACGATATATTTATGTGGGGCATCGCTCTATGGACATTCATCATGCTGGGGGCAATGACCATCGGCGGATATTTCATGTTCCGGAAGTTCCTGAAGCGGATGCCGAAGGAAGATGGATACAGTGAACTCGACTGGCAGGAGCATTATATAGATAAGGCACTTCCCCTATGGAATAACGAAGCGCGTCACCTTCTGAACGAGCTGGTCTCCCCCGTCCCCGAGCTGTTCAGGGATGTGGCGAAGGAGCGGATCGCCGGGCGGATCTCAAAGATTGCACTGGATGAGAAGGCGGACAACATCACACTCGACCATATCATGAAGGGATATATCATCGCGACACCGAAACGGGACCATAAGTTCATGAAGAAGAAACTGGATGATATGGAGATCGACTACTCCCCATATGAAGACCTCTTCCAGTATGCCGATGATGAAAAGCAGAAGTTCTCCATATTCGAACAGACGGAAAAAA